The Lonsdalea populi genome window below encodes:
- the groL gene encoding chaperonin GroEL (60 kDa chaperone family; promotes refolding of misfolded polypeptides especially under stressful conditions; forms two stacked rings of heptamers to form a barrel-shaped 14mer; ends can be capped by GroES; misfolded proteins enter the barrel where they are refolded when GroES binds) has protein sequence MAAKDVIFGNDARVKMLRGVNVLADAVKVTLGPKGRNVVLDKSFGAPTITKDGVSVAREIELEDKFENMGAQMVKEVASKANDAAGDGTTTATVLAQSIVNEGLKAVAAGMNPMDLKRGIDKAVIAAVEELKKLSVPCSDSKAIAQVGTISANSDETVGKLIAEAMEKVGKEGVITVEEGTGLQDELDVVEGMQFDRGYLSPYFINKPETGSVELESPYILLADKKISNIRELLPVLEAVAKAGKPLLIIAEDVEGEALATLVVNTMRGIVKVAAVKAPGFGDRRKAMLQDIATLTAGTVISEEIGLELEKATLEDLGQAKRVVINKDTTTVIDGVGEEATIQGRVAQIRQQIEEATSDYDREKLQERVAKLAGGVAVIKVGAATEVEMKEKKARVEDALHATRAAVEEGVVAGGGVALVRVANAIRSLTGENEDQNVGIRVALRAMESPLRQIVANAGEEPSVVANNVKAGEGNYGYNAASEQYGNMIDMGILDPTKVTRSALQYASSVAGLMITTECMVTDLPKDDKADLGAAGMGGMGGMGGMM, from the coding sequence ATGGCAGCTAAAGACGTAATTTTTGGTAACGACGCTCGAGTCAAAATGCTTCGCGGCGTGAATGTACTGGCTGATGCAGTGAAAGTCACCCTGGGGCCGAAAGGCCGTAACGTAGTGCTGGATAAGTCCTTCGGTGCTCCGACCATCACGAAAGACGGCGTATCTGTGGCCCGCGAGATCGAACTGGAAGACAAGTTCGAAAACATGGGTGCTCAGATGGTCAAAGAAGTGGCTTCCAAAGCGAATGACGCTGCCGGTGACGGTACGACTACCGCTACCGTACTGGCGCAGTCCATCGTCAACGAAGGCCTGAAAGCCGTTGCCGCGGGTATGAACCCGATGGACCTGAAACGCGGAATCGACAAAGCCGTTATCGCCGCAGTCGAAGAATTGAAAAAACTGTCTGTACCTTGCTCTGACTCCAAAGCCATTGCTCAGGTAGGTACCATCTCCGCCAACTCAGACGAAACCGTGGGCAAGTTGATTGCTGAAGCCATGGAAAAAGTCGGTAAAGAAGGCGTGATCACCGTTGAAGAAGGCACCGGCCTGCAGGACGAACTGGACGTTGTTGAAGGGATGCAGTTCGACCGCGGTTACCTGTCTCCTTACTTCATTAACAAGCCGGAAACCGGTTCTGTTGAGCTGGAAAGCCCGTACATTCTGCTGGCTGACAAAAAAATCTCCAACATCCGCGAACTGCTGCCGGTGCTGGAAGCGGTTGCTAAAGCAGGCAAACCGCTGCTGATCATCGCTGAAGATGTTGAAGGCGAAGCCTTGGCGACGCTGGTTGTAAACACCATGCGCGGCATCGTGAAAGTCGCTGCTGTGAAAGCACCGGGCTTCGGCGACCGTCGTAAAGCTATGCTGCAGGACATCGCAACGCTGACCGCTGGTACCGTTATCTCTGAAGAAATCGGTCTGGAGCTGGAAAAAGCGACGCTGGAAGACTTGGGTCAGGCTAAGCGCGTCGTCATCAACAAAGACACCACTACGGTGATTGACGGTGTGGGTGAAGAAGCGACCATTCAGGGCCGTGTTGCTCAGATCCGTCAGCAGATCGAAGAAGCGACCTCTGACTACGATCGTGAAAAACTGCAGGAACGCGTAGCTAAGCTGGCTGGCGGCGTTGCGGTAATCAAAGTCGGTGCGGCGACCGAAGTTGAAATGAAAGAGAAAAAAGCGCGCGTTGAAGATGCCCTGCACGCGACCCGTGCTGCGGTTGAAGAAGGCGTGGTTGCCGGTGGTGGTGTTGCGCTGGTTCGCGTAGCGAATGCAATCCGTTCACTGACTGGCGAAAACGAAGATCAGAACGTGGGTATCCGTGTTGCGCTGCGCGCGATGGAATCTCCTCTGCGTCAGATCGTCGCCAACGCCGGTGAAGAGCCGTCTGTCGTTGCTAACAACGTAAAAGCGGGCGAAGGTAACTACGGTTACAACGCCGCTAGCGAACAGTACGGCAACATGATCGACATGGGTATCCTGGATCCGACCAAAGTGACTCGTTCTGCTCTGCAGTATGCGTCTTCCGTCGCCGGCCTGATGATCACCACCGAATGTATGGTGACCGATCTGCCGAAAGACGACAAAGCGGACTTAGGCGCTGCCGGTATGGGCGGCATGGGTGGAATGGGCGGCATGATGTAA
- a CDS encoding transcriptional regulator, translating to MQREKVLEHALTLLEQHGFTAMTREKLAESLHISLDELAPFWPDDEAVLYDSLRYHSQQIDGWRRRLMLDDSRDVEQKLLARYHVLDEAVKQGRYPGCLFIAACSFYPDVHHPIHQLAEQQKQASYHYTKALLSELETDDPAMVAQQMELILEGCLSRLLVKRQIADIAVAKRLAEDVLRISRCRQNGALG from the coding sequence ATGCAACGGGAAAAAGTGCTGGAGCATGCGCTGACCTTGCTGGAACAGCATGGTTTCACTGCTATGACACGGGAAAAATTGGCCGAGAGTCTGCACATCTCTCTGGACGAACTCGCGCCGTTCTGGCCGGACGACGAGGCGGTGCTGTACGACAGCCTGCGCTATCATAGTCAGCAAATTGATGGTTGGCGCCGACGACTGATGCTGGACGACTCGCGCGATGTAGAGCAAAAGCTGTTAGCGCGTTATCACGTGCTGGACGAAGCGGTTAAGCAAGGGCGCTATCCGGGCTGTTTGTTCATCGCCGCCTGCAGTTTTTATCCCGACGTTCACCACCCTATTCATCAGTTGGCCGAACAGCAAAAGCAGGCGTCGTACCACTATACCAAGGCGCTACTGAGCGAACTGGAAACCGATGATCCCGCAATGGTGGCGCAACAGATGGAGCTGATTTTGGAAGGCTGCCTGAGCAGACTGTTGGTGAAGCGCCAAATCGCCGATATCGCCGTCGCCAAACGACTGGCGGAAGACGTGCTGCGCATCTCGCGTTGCCGCCAAAACGGGGCGCTGGGCTAA
- a CDS encoding FxsA family protein, with product MRWIPLILIFLLAYVEIFIFIQVAHVLGIAVTLLLVVFTSCLGVSLVRNQGIRTFIQMQRKIEAGESPAAEMVKSVSLVISGFLLLVPGFFTDFLGLLLLLPALQKHLTLKLMPHLHLWRSRSGPVGTQGDVFEGEYQRKDQRPERLEKHNENDDR from the coding sequence GTGCGCTGGATACCTTTAATACTGATTTTCCTGTTGGCCTACGTTGAAATCTTCATTTTCATCCAGGTCGCCCACGTGCTGGGTATCGCTGTTACGCTGCTGCTAGTGGTATTTACTTCCTGCCTCGGCGTTTCGCTGGTCCGTAATCAGGGAATCAGGACCTTTATTCAGATGCAGCGGAAAATCGAAGCCGGAGAGAGTCCTGCCGCGGAAATGGTGAAAAGCGTTTCGCTGGTGATATCGGGATTTCTGCTGCTGGTGCCGGGGTTCTTCACCGACTTCCTCGGTCTACTGTTACTGCTGCCGGCGTTGCAAAAGCATCTGACGCTGAAACTGATGCCGCATTTGCATCTTTGGCGCTCGCGCTCGGGTCCAGTTGGAACGCAGGGCGATGTCTTCGAGGGCGAGTATCAACGTAAGGATCAACGCCCTGAACGACTTGAGAAACATAATGAAAATGACGACCGCTGA
- a CDS encoding restriction endonuclease produces the protein MLRGGTQGQELGARTVDLKGSYDLPDLIGELQRSTSLTRKTLVDILIGSGRLNEFIANPNDFVTLVRRCIEGELQQVIVDGVQYEKIGGSVYEIRELQADGLAEKDFFKEHLYRVEHTEKTDFDCVVFDGGSDSPERKFAEFLDHREDIRLFMKLPPKFRIDTPVGPYNPDWTIIKSENGEDRIYMVRETKSTMDEKKRRPCENVKIKSAEAHFREIGVEYAVSVPEQWNI, from the coding sequence GTGTTGCGTGGCGGCACACAAGGGCAAGAACTGGGCGCGCGGACAGTCGACCTCAAAGGCAGCTATGACCTGCCGGATCTTATTGGTGAACTGCAGCGGAGCACATCTCTTACGCGCAAGACCTTGGTGGACATTCTCATCGGCAGCGGCAGGCTGAACGAGTTCATTGCGAATCCGAACGACTTTGTGACGTTGGTTCGGCGTTGTATAGAAGGCGAACTACAACAGGTCATTGTTGATGGCGTTCAGTATGAAAAGATCGGTGGCTCCGTCTATGAAATTCGTGAGCTGCAAGCTGACGGCCTTGCCGAAAAGGATTTCTTCAAAGAGCATCTGTACCGCGTCGAACATACCGAAAAAACGGATTTCGATTGTGTCGTTTTCGATGGTGGGTCAGACAGCCCAGAGCGAAAATTCGCAGAGTTTCTCGATCACCGCGAGGATATCAGGCTGTTCATGAAGCTGCCGCCCAAATTCCGGATCGACACGCCGGTCGGCCCTTATAACCCTGATTGGACCATCATCAAATCTGAAAATGGCGAAGACCGCATCTATATGGTCCGTGAGACCAAAAGCACTATGGATGAGAAAAAAAGGAGACCCTGCGAAAATGTCAAAATCAAGTCCGCCGAAGCGCACTTCAGGGAAATCGGCGTCGAATATGCGGTTTCAGTGCCTGAACAATGGAATATTTGA
- a CDS encoding pyridoxal-dependent decarboxylase yields MNNEPIKHYTGIQVNLRTLTISDKTIESLHRLTNNLGDCYEEEVCPLPNTMNEERAAVELVSGWLNLDKEETWGYVGEGSTIGNLQGMWMGITLIKDATLIFTDQAHYSIPKFGSILKFKNVKVIKTSQEGSIDINDLAARITENEKLVVVLTAGTTITSAYDDINLVLATLKDKHCPFYLHLDAALGGFILPFINDEDFPDRLDYTFANPSISSLTVSCHKVIGVPMPSNIFISRWKVYEAFKKQVNKIEYFENKDDVTVYGSRDGFRAGVVYERLSNIKKSEIAEWVSQGISLASYLADKINTTLGIRNTFSVKGGLATVFSKPEFDHQFSQDALKRIVKRYRLVNDGRFYHMYQMAHMDKRICDEFIDFCMARQNNV; encoded by the coding sequence ATGAATAATGAGCCTATTAAGCATTATACCGGAATTCAGGTTAACCTCAGAACATTGACTATTTCCGATAAGACTATCGAGTCCCTACATCGATTGACCAATAACTTAGGCGACTGTTACGAAGAGGAAGTCTGTCCGCTTCCCAATACGATGAATGAAGAGAGAGCAGCCGTTGAATTAGTATCGGGGTGGCTAAACTTAGATAAAGAGGAAACATGGGGTTATGTCGGTGAAGGCTCAACAATAGGTAATCTTCAGGGGATGTGGATGGGTATAACCTTGATTAAGGACGCCACCCTGATATTCACAGACCAGGCTCATTACAGCATTCCCAAGTTTGGCTCAATACTTAAGTTTAAAAACGTCAAAGTGATAAAGACCTCGCAAGAGGGAAGTATTGATATCAACGACCTCGCCGCACGCATTACCGAGAATGAGAAACTCGTGGTCGTTCTTACCGCCGGTACGACGATAACGTCTGCCTACGATGATATAAACCTTGTTCTCGCTACCTTAAAAGATAAACATTGCCCTTTTTATCTTCACCTGGATGCCGCGCTGGGTGGGTTTATCCTGCCGTTTATCAACGATGAGGATTTTCCTGACCGGTTAGATTACACCTTTGCCAATCCCTCAATTTCATCACTGACCGTGAGTTGCCATAAGGTCATCGGCGTTCCTATGCCATCGAATATCTTTATTTCCCGTTGGAAGGTTTATGAGGCGTTTAAAAAACAGGTCAATAAAATAGAATATTTTGAAAATAAAGATGATGTCACGGTCTATGGCAGCCGGGATGGTTTTCGCGCTGGGGTGGTGTATGAACGGCTGAGCAATATTAAAAAAAGCGAAATTGCTGAATGGGTGAGCCAGGGTATTTCGCTGGCAAGCTATCTGGCCGATAAAATAAATACAACGCTAGGAATCAGGAATACGTTCTCGGTTAAAGGCGGATTGGCGACCGTTTTTTCCAAACCGGAATTTGACCATCAATTCAGTCAGGATGCCTTAAAAAGGATCGTTAAGCGTTATCGACTGGTCAACGATGGACGATTTTATCATATGTACCAAATGGCTCATATGGATAAGCGTATTTGCGATGAGTTTATTGATTTTTGTATGGCTCGCCAAAACAACGTCTAA
- the aspA gene encoding aspartate ammonia-lyase — protein sequence MSDNIRIEEDLLGSREVPADAYYGIHTLRAIENFYISNQKISDVPDFVRGMVMVKKAAAMANRELQTIPRKIADVIIRACDEVLDNGKCLDQFPVDVFQGGAGTSLNMNTNEVLANIGLELMGHQKGEYQYLNPNDHVNKCQSTNDAYPTGFRIAVYNAILKLVDANTHLGEGFERKAKEFANILKMGRTQLQDAVPMSLGQEFNAFNILLQEENKNLLRTAELLLEVNLGATAIGTRLNTPDGYQQLAVQKLSEVSHLPCVSAEDLIEATSDCGAYVMVHSALKRLAVKLSKICNDLRLLSSGPRAGLNEINLPQLQAGSSIMPAKVNPVVPEVVNQVCFKVIGNDTCVTMAAEAGQLQLNVMEPVIGQAMFESTHILTNACYNLLEKCVNGITANQSVCESYVFNSIGIVTYLNPFIGHHNGDIVGKICAETGKSVREVVLERGLLTEAELDDIFSVQNLMHPAYKAKRYTDENEPQ from the coding sequence ATGTCAGACAATATCCGTATTGAAGAAGATCTATTAGGCAGCCGAGAAGTACCCGCCGATGCCTATTACGGCATCCATACCCTTCGCGCTATTGAAAATTTTTACATCAGCAATCAAAAAATCAGCGACGTCCCTGATTTCGTCCGCGGCATGGTGATGGTGAAAAAGGCCGCAGCCATGGCCAACCGAGAACTCCAGACCATCCCACGTAAAATAGCCGACGTGATCATTCGCGCCTGCGACGAAGTGCTCGACAACGGCAAATGCCTGGACCAATTTCCGGTGGATGTCTTCCAGGGCGGCGCAGGCACCTCATTGAACATGAACACCAACGAAGTGCTGGCCAATATCGGTCTCGAACTGATGGGGCACCAAAAGGGCGAGTACCAATACCTCAACCCCAACGATCATGTAAACAAATGCCAGTCGACCAACGACGCCTATCCCACCGGTTTTCGTATCGCCGTATACAACGCGATCCTGAAGCTGGTTGATGCCAATACACATTTGGGTGAAGGGTTCGAGCGCAAGGCCAAAGAGTTTGCCAACATCCTGAAAATGGGACGGACTCAACTGCAAGACGCCGTGCCGATGAGCCTGGGCCAGGAGTTCAACGCCTTCAACATTCTGCTGCAGGAAGAGAACAAAAACCTGCTGCGCACCGCTGAATTGCTGCTAGAGGTAAACCTGGGCGCAACGGCGATCGGCACACGGCTGAATACGCCGGACGGCTACCAGCAATTAGCCGTGCAGAAGTTGTCCGAGGTGAGCCACCTGCCCTGCGTTTCCGCAGAAGATCTGATTGAAGCGACGTCCGACTGCGGCGCTTATGTCATGGTGCACAGCGCGCTCAAGCGTCTGGCGGTCAAACTGTCGAAAATCTGTAACGACCTGCGCTTACTCTCCTCTGGCCCGCGCGCTGGCCTCAATGAGATCAACCTGCCGCAGTTGCAGGCGGGGTCATCCATCATGCCGGCGAAGGTCAATCCGGTCGTTCCCGAAGTGGTCAATCAGGTGTGCTTCAAGGTTATCGGCAATGACACCTGCGTCACGATGGCGGCCGAAGCAGGCCAGTTGCAGTTAAACGTTATGGAGCCCGTGATCGGGCAGGCCATGTTTGAGTCTACCCACATTTTGACCAACGCGTGCTACAACCTGTTGGAAAAATGCGTGAACGGCATCACCGCTAACCAGTCGGTCTGTGAATCCTACGTGTTCAACTCTATCGGCATCGTCACCTACCTGAACCCGTTTATCGGTCATCATAACGGTGACATCGTCGGTAAGATCTGCGCTGAAACCGGAAAAAGTGTACGTGAAGTCGTGTTGGAACGCGGCCTGCTGACCGAAGCGGAACTGGACGATATTTTCTCCGTACAGAACCTGATGCATCCGGCCTACAAGGCGAAACGTTATACCGACGAGAACGAACCGCAGTAA
- a CDS encoding IS3 family transposase (programmed frameshift) yields the protein MKRRNFSPEFKRESAQLVVDQNYTISDAAKAMDVGLSTMTKWVKQLRDERQGKTPKASPITPEQIEIRELRKKMQRIEMENEIFKKGYRALDVRLPEQFSLIGKLRARYPVATLCHVFRVHRSSYKYWKNRPEKPDGRRAVLRSQVLELHGSSHGSAGARSIATMVTQRGYQMGRWLAGRLMKELGLVSCQQPTHRYKRGGYEHVAIPNHLERQFAVTEPNQVWCGDVTYIWTGKRWAYLAVVLDLFARKPVGWAMSFSPDSRLTMKALEMAWETRGKPVGVMFHSDQGSHYTSRQFRQLLWQYRIKQSMSRRGNCWDNSPMERFFKSLKNEWVPMTGYVSFSDAAHAITDYIVGYYSVLRPHVYNGGLPPNESENRYWKNSNAVASFC from the exons ATGAAAAGAAGAAATTTTAGTCCTGAATTCAAACGCGAATCTGCTCAGCTGGTTGTCGATCAAAACTACACCATCTCTGATGCCGCTAAGGCTATGGATGTAGGTCTTTCCACGATGACGAAATGGGTCAAACAACTGCGTGATGAGCGTCAGGGCAAAACGCCAAAAGCCTCCCCGATAACGCCGGAACAAATCGAAATACGTGAGCTCAGAAAGAAGATGCAACGTATTGAAATGGAAAACGAAATAT TTAAAAAAGGCTACCGCGCTCTTGATGTCAGACTCCCTGAACAGTTCTCGTTAATCGGGAAACTCAGGGCGCGTTATCCAGTGGCCACACTCTGCCACGTATTCAGGGTTCATCGCAGTAGCTACAAATACTGGAAAAACCGTCCTGAAAAGCCAGACGGCAGACGGGCTGTATTACGCAGTCAGGTACTTGAGTTGCATGGCAGCAGCCACGGTTCGGCCGGAGCAAGAAGCATCGCCACTATGGTAACCCAGAGAGGCTATCAGATGGGGCGCTGGCTTGCCGGCAGGCTCATGAAAGAGCTGGGGCTGGTCAGTTGCCAGCAGCCGACTCACCGGTATAAGCGTGGCGGTTATGAGCACGTTGCCATCCCGAATCATCTTGAGCGACAGTTCGCCGTAACGGAGCCAAACCAGGTGTGGTGCGGTGATGTGACCTATATCTGGACGGGTAAGCGCTGGGCGTACCTCGCCGTTGTTCTCGATCTGTTCGCAAGAAAACCAGTGGGCTGGGCAATGTCGTTCTCGCCGGACAGCAGACTCACCATGAAAGCGCTGGAAATGGCATGGGAAACGCGTGGTAAGCCCGTCGGAGTGATGTTCCACAGCGATCAAGGCAGTCATTATACGAGCAGGCAGTTCCGGCAGTTACTGTGGCAATACCGGATCAAGCAGAGTATGAGTCGGCGTGGAAACTGTTGGGATAACAGCCCAATGGAGCGCTTCTTCAAGAGTCTGAAGAACGAATGGGTGCCGATGACGGGCTATGTAAGCTTCAGCGATGCAGCTCACGCAATAACGGACTATATCGTTGGATATTACAGCGTACTAAGACCGCACGTATATAATGGTGGATTACCACCAAACGAATCGGAAAACCGATACTGGAAAAACTCTAACGCCGTGGCCAGTTTTTGTTGA
- the cutA gene encoding divalent cation tolerance protein CutA encodes MSELIACDAVVVLCTAPDDASARSLAAAALEAELAACVTMLPGATSLYRWEGKLEQQQEIQLILKSDQAHLQDLFTLLKQQHPYQTPELLAFLVHDGDNDYLSWLNASLR; translated from the coding sequence ATGTCTGAACTCATCGCCTGCGACGCCGTGGTGGTACTGTGTACGGCCCCCGACGACGCCAGCGCCCGATCGTTAGCCGCCGCCGCGCTGGAAGCCGAACTGGCGGCCTGCGTCACGATGTTGCCGGGCGCCACGTCGCTTTATCGCTGGGAAGGGAAACTGGAGCAACAGCAGGAAATCCAGCTGATTCTGAAAAGCGACCAGGCGCATCTGCAAGACCTGTTCACGTTGCTGAAACAGCAGCATCCCTACCAAACGCCGGAATTATTGGCATTCCTGGTTCACGACGGCGATAACGATTATCTCTCATGGCTCAACGCGTCCTTACGCTGA
- a CDS encoding protein-disulfide reductase DsbD, protein MAQRVLTLIILFGTLLFTAVAPAENPFGRVQTSRFLPAAQAFVFDFQQQGKQLRLQWIIHPGYYLYRQKIAIYSGNTLLTNIDFPTAERHQDAFFGVVDIFRNRLQLNVPLDGLPQGSTLTVGYQGCADAGFCYPQERQSIPLSQWDSGGEITVTPPPLPFSPWWAVLIGIGVAFTPCVLPMYPLISSLILGRRERLSTRRTLLLTFAYVQGMALTYTLLGLVVAAAGLRFQAALQHPYVLIGLASLFTLLALSMFGLFSLQLPSALQTRLVNWSNRQESGSLSGVFLMGALAGLICSPCTTAPLSALLLYIAQSGHMLAGGGTLYLYAQGMGLPLIGVALFGNRILPKSGPWMNHIKEACGFAMLALPVFLLARLLGDLWTWRLWGLLGVAFFGWAFALSLRGRTGWIRGLQILLLLGALISVRPIQDWLFTSATPKTESSGGIAFSPINNLDDLNIALRNSRGITMLDFYADWCAACKSFEKITFSDGEVQHQMARLRLLQANVTANTPEQNALLTRLQVLGLPSILFFDASGKEIPGSRVTGFMDAAQFRSHLQKLFTSTTLVD, encoded by the coding sequence ATGGCTCAACGCGTCCTTACGCTGATTATCCTATTCGGCACATTGCTTTTTACCGCTGTCGCGCCGGCCGAAAACCCTTTCGGCCGGGTGCAAACGTCTCGTTTTCTGCCCGCCGCGCAGGCGTTTGTCTTCGACTTCCAGCAGCAAGGGAAGCAGCTCAGGCTTCAGTGGATCATTCACCCAGGCTATTACCTATATCGCCAGAAAATAGCGATTTATTCCGGCAACACCTTGCTCACAAACATTGATTTTCCGACGGCCGAACGGCATCAGGACGCCTTTTTCGGCGTGGTCGACATTTTCCGGAACCGCCTGCAACTGAATGTTCCGCTGGATGGGCTTCCACAAGGCAGCACGTTAACGGTGGGCTATCAGGGCTGCGCCGACGCCGGGTTCTGCTATCCGCAGGAGCGCCAAAGCATCCCGCTCAGCCAATGGGATTCAGGCGGCGAGATAACGGTCACCCCGCCACCATTGCCGTTTTCCCCGTGGTGGGCCGTATTGATCGGTATCGGAGTCGCCTTTACGCCCTGCGTACTGCCGATGTACCCACTGATCTCCAGCTTGATTCTGGGGCGGCGGGAACGTCTTTCCACTCGACGCACCCTACTGCTGACCTTCGCCTATGTGCAGGGCATGGCGCTAACCTATACGCTGCTGGGATTGGTCGTGGCGGCGGCCGGTCTGCGCTTTCAGGCGGCGCTACAGCATCCTTACGTCTTAATCGGATTGGCGTCGCTGTTCACCCTGCTGGCGCTTTCCATGTTCGGACTCTTTAGCCTGCAGTTACCTTCAGCCCTGCAAACGCGCCTCGTTAACTGGAGCAACCGACAGGAAAGCGGTTCTTTGTCCGGCGTCTTTTTGATGGGCGCGCTCGCCGGTCTGATTTGCTCCCCCTGCACCACAGCCCCGCTAAGCGCGCTGCTGCTGTATATCGCCCAAAGCGGCCATATGCTGGCGGGCGGCGGTACGCTGTATCTCTATGCGCAGGGGATGGGGCTGCCGCTAATTGGCGTCGCCCTGTTCGGCAACCGCATCCTCCCGAAAAGCGGTCCCTGGATGAACCATATTAAAGAGGCCTGCGGCTTCGCAATGCTGGCGCTGCCGGTATTCCTACTGGCGCGACTACTCGGCGACCTCTGGACCTGGCGGCTATGGGGACTGCTCGGCGTCGCGTTCTTCGGTTGGGCGTTCGCCCTCAGTCTGCGTGGGCGAACAGGATGGATTCGGGGTCTGCAAATCTTGCTGCTGCTCGGCGCACTTATCTCCGTAAGGCCAATACAAGACTGGCTGTTCACATCGGCAACGCCGAAAACCGAATCGTCTGGCGGCATCGCTTTTTCTCCCATCAACAATCTGGACGATCTGAACATCGCACTTCGCAATAGCCGCGGCATCACCATGCTGGATTTCTACGCCGACTGGTGCGCCGCCTGTAAATCGTTCGAGAAGATCACGTTCAGTGACGGCGAAGTGCAGCATCAGATGGCTCGCCTGCGGCTACTGCAAGCCAACGTGACAGCTAATACGCCTGAACAGAACGCCTTACTGACGCGGTTGCAGGTACTAGGCTTGCCGAGCATTCTGTTTTTCGACGCCTCGGGCAAAGAGATCCCGGGGTCACGCGTCACAGGTTTCATGGATGCGGCGCAGTTCCGATCGCATTTGCAGAAACTATTCACGTCAACGACACTTGTTGATTAA
- a CDS encoding co-chaperone GroES has translation MKIRPLHDRVIVKRKEVESKSAGGIVLTGSAAGKSTRGEVLAVGHGRILENGEVKPLDVKVGDIVIFNDGYGVKTEKIDNDEVLIMSEGDILAIVEA, from the coding sequence ATGAAAATTCGTCCATTGCATGACCGCGTTATCGTCAAGCGCAAAGAAGTCGAATCAAAATCTGCTGGCGGCATCGTTCTGACCGGTTCCGCAGCGGGTAAATCTACCCGTGGCGAGGTCCTGGCTGTGGGTCATGGGCGTATCCTGGAAAACGGTGAAGTAAAACCGCTGGATGTGAAAGTTGGCGACATCGTTATTTTCAATGATGGTTATGGCGTGAAGACAGAAAAAATCGACAACGATGAAGTCCTGATCATGTCCGAAGGCGACATTCTGGCAATTGTTGAAGCCTAA